TCTGTCGGAATCGTTATTTTACCATTTGTTGAGGTAACATCTTTGTTACTGTTTGGTATTGGACCATTTGAATCTGTATTAGTAGGCGCCGCCTTACGATTCACGACAATGGTATAGACCTTTGAAGGCTCATTACCAACAGTTACCGTTATCGTAATTGTGTTATCTCCCACTTTAAGTGGAAGCGCAGCACTTGCTTCACCACTAGTAACGATCTCGCTATCTGCATCATTCACAGCTACTTTCACAACTGCTGTTGGCTCTACTGCTGTAGGGGTTACCGTTAGATTCGCTACTGCATTCTCTACACTTTGCGTATAACTCGTCTCTGAAGGAGTAAATGTCTTATTTAACCCACCACTATTTAGTACTAAATGACTTAAATCAAGACTTGCTGCTTTACGAGTCACGATAATTGTATACGTCTTGGTAAACTCATCTTCATCATCTTCCGCAGTTACCGTTATCGTAATCGTGTTATCTCCCACTTTAAGTGGTAACGCAGCACTTACTTCTCCACTATTAACGATCTCGCTATCTGCATCATTCACAGCTACTTCCACAATGGCTGACGGATCTGCTACTGTAGGCGTAACTGTTAGACTAGTCACAGCATAATCAACATTTTGCGTATAGCTTGTCACTTTAGCCGTAAATGTCTCATTTAATGGACCATTACTTAGGATTAAGCTGTTTAAACTAGTGCTTGGTGTAATGGTTTGTACCACCGTTGCGTCCGCATACCCTTCGGCAGCTACTGCGATCGTATAGGTACCAGCTGATAATACGTTTGCTTCTATCGTAATCTTGCCTTCATCAATAGAGTAATCATCTTCATCGAGTTCCTCTCCATCATAGCTAATTTCTATAATGGCATCACTCCATGTTGAATCATCATTAAATGTGATTTCTATAGGGCTAACAATATCATTATCTGTCGTATCTGCTGTTAGGACAGGTGGAGTAAGCAACCAATGTGCATAAAAAGTTGTGTCAGCATCTACAGGAAATAATTGTCCTGGTTGATACCGAAACCCACTACCGTCTGCTTTCGTAGTCCATCCAACGAAAGTGGAGCCTGTCTTAACTAAGCTTCCTGTATTGCCTGCAACACTTATAACTTGACCTTTCGGATAAAGCTTGCTGATTGGAGGCGTTCCACTCGTATTCCCATTTCCTGAATAGATGACATGCTCAGGACTAAGTAATTCACTCAAGTAAGGATAGCCGTTGTTATGTGAAGGGTCTATCGTCCAAACATTAGCATCGAAAGTCCAGTTCATGTATGTTGCTTTTAGCTGCATTTCTGCTGTTAATTTTGGCATGCCTTTACCACTGTCAGATTGGCCAGTTGTCTCCTTATTGTAGAAAACATTGCTCATTGTTTGATCGTAAGTTACGACCCCAATTAATCCACCTGTGTTAGTAACACCCGTTACTTTACCACTCGCGTAACTATTGCTTACTGGTCCTTGATTGTTTCCAATTAAACCACCTATTTTATCGGTACCAGTAACATTTCCTAGTGCGAAGCTATTCTGAATGGAAGAACTGTTATGACCAACTAAGCCACCTATTTCACTGCTCCCGCTCACGTCGCCGATAGCGTAGCTCTTATTAATACCAGCATCAGAATACCCTATCAAACCGCCTACATACATAGTACCAATTACATTTACATTAGAGTTAATATTAACAGTAGAACCTCCGTAGTTTCTGCCTATCAATCCACCGACAAAATAAGTACCACTAACCTCTCCTGAAGCGGAAGCAAAACTGACCGTACCATTATTCTGTCCAACTAGGCTACCTGAATTTTGGCCTCCATTAACATTTACACCAATAAGTTTAATATTCTTTATCGTTGTTGAATAATTTGTATATGCGAATAAGGCTTGATAATGAGATTGGGGTCTATTAATATACAGGTTACTGATCTTATAGCCAGCACCATCAAAGACCCCCTTAAATTGCACCGGATCACTAGGAGTAGTTCCTATTGGCTCCCATCCTTTTCCTGAATCGTTCGTTTTATAACTACTTAAATCAATATCATTGATCAATTTGAAGTAAATATCAGCACCTAAATAATTACGAACAGCATTCAATTGACCAGCAGTTGAAATTTGATACGGGTCACCTTGAGCTCCCGTTCCACCAGCAAAATCTGAATTAGCAGCTGATGCCTTATGCTCTCCAAATATACCTATTTGCTGCGTAGTACTTAATAACAACATTATCGCCAATAGTACAGCCGTCACTTTTCTTCCTAATTTTCTCATATTATCTCCTTAAATATTCTTTATTTTTATTCCTTTTACACAACTCTACTAACCTTAAGTTGCTTTCGACAAAATTACTATCCCCCAAACGGGGGAGAACGTTGAGTAAATATCTACTTTTTAATAGCGTTAATACAACAAAAAGAGCTATCCCTCAAGCCACAATCTTACCGGCTTAAGGGATAACTCTTTTTTATTGAACCAATATTATACCGCGAATATATACCACTATTTCCCAGTAGCTTGCTTCCAAGCATCCAACTGTTTTTGGACTTCAGTAACTACCTTGTCAATGCCCGCTTTTTTGCGCTTTTCAATGTATTCAGCTAGCTTTTGATCGGCACTCACTGCTCCAGTATTCAATGGTGGTCCGTACTCATCATTGACGGCTTGAAGATTGGCTATTTCCGTTTGAACAGGCTCCGGGTCGAAGGTAAAGCCAAGGATCGGTGAAGATTGGGCCTCTTTATTTTCATTCAAAGTCTGATCTAACGTTTCCTTGCTCTGACCTTCCTGCAAGTAAGCTAAAAACCCATTTCCGAATACCCAGGTTTGATTTGGATTGTAGCCGCCATTCTCAATCGGTTTGATCGTATCTTCTGTTACTTTGGTGTAATGCTTGCCTTCGATTCCATAGCTTACTAGATTCAATAGCTCCTTATTCGTGTTAAGCAAATTCAGGAACATTATTGCACGCTCAGGATTTTTTGATGTTTTGCTAATAACCTGCATCGATTGGATAATCGTATTTGTCCCCACAAAAGGCTTAGAAGTCGGAGCGAGAACGATGTCCTGTCCACCTGAAGCATTTTTCTCCTCTGCTTCCTTTCCAGGCTTCAAAACATTTTCAAAGCTAACAGCAATCTGTCCTGTTTTCTTGCGCTCATCAAGAGCTTTTACAGTAGGTGCATCTTTGTTAATAAGTCCCTTTGTATACCATGAGTGAATAAGCTCTAAATATTGTTTGTACTCTGGAGATTGAACAACGTCGATAACCTTAGTTTCATTATCCCCCCGGTAAATTCCAACAATCGCTTCATTAGAAATATACTCCAAATTGTTGTAGGTGGTTTTCATGTTCTCAAAATTACCGTTGCGAGTCAGAGCGAAAGGAATGACGTCCGGTTCGTTCTCTTTGATCTTCAGCAGGAAGGGCTCCATGTCCTTCACCGTCTTAATTGTGCTAGGATCAAGTCCGTACTTGTCAGCAAAACGTTTCTGAATGAGGAAGCCCTCTTTGTTCGTGATCGTCTGATAATTCAATATCGCATACGTTTTTCCGTCTACCTTCAACGCTTCCCAGATTAAGTCAGGCATGCTTTTCTTTAACTCTGCAGCTTTTGTATTTAATAGATCATCGATTTGTACAAAAGCACCCCGGCGAGCATTCTGAGCGTAATTAAACATCCAGAATGAAGACCATGCGATGTCAAAATTTTCGCTTGCTCCTACCATAGTATTCATTTTTTGCTCGTAGCTGCCTCCATCAGTAGGCATCAGCTTGATCGTTGCATTTATTTTCTCCGTCGTAATTTTATTGATAGCTTCCTCAACAGCAGCCATATCCGGCTGTGTGCTCCATTGAGGGTAATACCAGGTCAGCTCTACCTTATCCTCTTTCTTATCAGACCCCTTGTTCTTGCTTTCTGCATCTTTCAAACCGCATGCGGATAATACGAGGGACGTGCTAAGCATAAGCGCAAGCCCTACCTTAATAATCTTTCCGTTTAACATTTAATAACCTCCCGTTTTTTTATATGGAAAGCGGTTATCCATTGGTAGACTCTTAATGTACCCCGCCCGTTCCAAAATTGATACTTCCTACTCCTTTAATGAGCCCATCGTGAGGCCTTTTACGAAATATTTCTGGAAGAACGGAAATACAAACATCATCGGTCCTGCTCCAAGTACAGCCAGCGCCATTCTAGTGGTTATACTAGGAAATTGAGAAATGTCGACATTACCGCTTAAATATTGTGCATTTGCAGCATAGAACTCTATGGAATTCATCGTGCGATATAGCATCAATTGCAGCGATACGAGATTCTCTTGATTAACAAACAACAGTCCCAGCCACCAGTCATTCCAATATACGAATGAGATGAATAAACCTACGGTGGCCAGTGCCGGGGTTGAAAGAGGTAATACGATTCTGAAAAAGGTTCGATATTCTCCTGCGCCATCCATTTTGGCTGATTCAATAATCTCCGTTGGCAATCGGTCCAAGAAGCCCTTCATAATCAAGACGTAAAATGGATTCAATAAATAAGGAATAAACAAAACCCACATCGTATCCTTCAGGTGCAAATATTTAACGATTAGTATATAGAACGGAACTAATCCGCCGTTAAATAGCATAGTGAATACCACATAGAAAGTAGTCGCGCGCCTATAGCGATAATCTTTGCGAGACATTACATAAGCAATCATCGCTGTAAACATTAAACTGATTACGGTGCCTATCAGAGTAATGCATATTGTGACTCCGTATGCGTTTAAAAGCATAGTCGGATTTTGAAATACGACCTGATACCCTTTGAGGCTGAACTCCGAAGGTATAAATTGATAGCCATTTCTAATGACCGTATTCTCATCAGAGAATGAAACGGCCACAACCAGCACTAACGGCAATATCATAGCCACAGCTACAAGTCCAAGTATAGAATGAGTGACCACACGGAATATGGAACCCTTCTCTGTTCTCATAAGAACGCTCCTTACCCAATTACCAAAGTGCATTATCAGAATTTATTTTTTTAATAATCCAGTTCGATGCGACGACAAGGACAAAGCCAACAACTGACTGATACAATCCAACTGCTGCTGACATCCCTACATCCCCAACTGAACGCAATGCCCGAAATACATACGTATCAATGACATCGGTTGACGAATATAAAAAGCTAGAGTTGTTTGGTATGAAGTAAAATAGACCAAAATCTGCACGGAACATACCGCCGATGGAAATGATCAGCAAAACAATAATGAGCGGCGTGAGCAAGGGCAGCGTAATTTTTCTTATCATCTGAAGCCTATTGGCTCCATCAATTTTGGCTGCCTCGTAGTAGGACGGGCTAATTCCAATAATGCCTGCATAATAGATGAGTGTAGAGAACCCCACCGTTTTCCAGAGATTCACGGCATTCAAGATATAAGGCCATCGATTGGACTCCTGATACCAATTAACAGGCTCTAGCCCAAAAAACGTCCAAAGCTGATGTAGCAAACCCCGATCCTGCTCCAGAAACGAAAGGGCTATATATCCAACGACAACCCAGGATAGAAAATAAGGCAGAAATAGCGCAGTCTGATATACCTTCACCGCTCTACTGGATACTTCATTTAAAAGAACGGCAAGAGCCAAGGCACAAATCAACGTAATAACAATAAATCCGACATTGTACAGTACCGTGTTTCGTGTAATACGCCATGCATTGTCCGATACAAAGAAGAAACGGAAATTATCAAATCCATTCCACGCGCTTCCGAAAATTCCAAGATCATAACGGAATTTCTTAAAAGCAATGATCAATCCGATTAAGGGCAAATAATTAAACACCAGCTTAAACAATAAGGCCGGAAGACTGAGGATAAATAATTGTCTATTTTTCTGAAAATGGCCCCACCTGGTTGTTCCCCTCTCAGCACTCACTTGGGCTCTCATTACGTATTCACCTCCTTCTGTTCTCATGTTTGAGCTCGCTTTCTTCTTCCAATATTGCAGTCTTCTCAACACTTTCTCTACTGCATAAATTGCACTTTACTCTTCTTCAATGTGCTCAAAACTGATATTACTCCTCTCACCTTCTACCTCATCAGAAAAACCCTCCAAATTGCGGAGGGCTTTTCATTCATCGACCATATTAGGCACTGATAAGCTATTTTTCATAGTTGAGAGCTTATTAGCCATCCCCACTAATCGCTTTCTTTAGCCTGTATTCCTTTGGTGTTGTTCCATACTTAGTCTTGAATAATTTGAAAAAGTGGCTTTGGGAACGATAACCAACACGCTCCATAATTTCATTAATCGTCATATTGTCGGCTTCCAGCAGGATAAGAGCCTTTTCCAGCCGGATATCATTGATATACTCAGTAATCGCCATTCCCGTCCCCTGCTTAAACACTCTACCTATATAGGCAGAAGACATTTTTAACAATTGGGCAATTGTCTGCTGATAAAACTCTACATCTGTACAGTTTTCTTCAATAATTT
This portion of the Cohnella abietis genome encodes:
- a CDS encoding S-layer homology domain-containing protein; the encoded protein is MRKLGRKVTAVLLAIMLLLSTTQQIGIFGEHKASAANSDFAGGTGAQGDPYQISTAGQLNAVRNYLGADIYFKLINDIDLSSYKTNDSGKGWEPIGTTPSDPVQFKGVFDGAGYKISNLYINRPQSHYQALFAYTNYSTTIKNIKLIGVNVNGGQNSGSLVGQNNGTVSFASASGEVSGTYFVGGLIGRNYGGSTVNINSNVNVIGTMYVGGLIGYSDAGINKSYAIGDVSGSSEIGGLVGHNSSSIQNSFALGNVTGTDKIGGLIGNNQGPVSNSYASGKVTGVTNTGGLIGVVTYDQTMSNVFYNKETTGQSDSGKGMPKLTAEMQLKATYMNWTFDANVWTIDPSHNNGYPYLSELLSPEHVIYSGNGNTSGTPPISKLYPKGQVISVAGNTGSLVKTGSTFVGWTTKADGSGFRYQPGQLFPVDADTTFYAHWLLTPPVLTADTTDNDIVSPIEITFNDDSTWSDAIIEISYDGEELDEDDYSIDEGKITIEANVLSAGTYTIAVAAEGYADATVVQTITPSTSLNSLILSNGPLNETFTAKVTSYTQNVDYAVTSLTVTPTVADPSAIVEVAVNDADSEIVNSGEVSAALPLKVGDNTITITVTAEDDEDEFTKTYTIIVTRKAASLDLSHLVLNSGGLNKTFTPSETSYTQSVENAVANLTVTPTAVEPTAVVKVAVNDADSEIVTSGEASAALPLKVGDNTITITVTVGNEPSKVYTIVVNRKAAPTNTDSNGPIPNSNKDVTSTNGKITIPTDNTGKVSLDNEVTVEIPVNAANKDLTITIDKVLETNKLLANNEILASKVFEILKNVPENFSKLVTLTFVFDTTKVGTNQRPVVFYYDEVNKKWIEIANGKVSGNRITVSVNHFTKFAVLAVDQNVDQSVDQPVDIPTVDVKFSDIAGHWAEASVNQAVYGGIVKGYADGTFKPNATVTRAEFSVMLMNALKPQEAGAELTFTDSAKIGAWAQKSVAQAVQTGIIKGYTDGTFRPNTFVTRTEMAVMIANALKLSIESDVATSFADDKAIPVWAKGSVEALKKLGIVKGTGNKFNPSAQATRAEVVIILLNMLEQSK
- a CDS encoding ABC transporter substrate-binding protein, coding for MLNGKIIKVGLALMLSTSLVLSACGLKDAESKNKGSDKKEDKVELTWYYPQWSTQPDMAAVEEAINKITTEKINATIKLMPTDGGSYEQKMNTMVGASENFDIAWSSFWMFNYAQNARRGAFVQIDDLLNTKAAELKKSMPDLIWEALKVDGKTYAILNYQTITNKEGFLIQKRFADKYGLDPSTIKTVKDMEPFLLKIKENEPDVIPFALTRNGNFENMKTTYNNLEYISNEAIVGIYRGDNETKVIDVVQSPEYKQYLELIHSWYTKGLINKDAPTVKALDERKKTGQIAVSFENVLKPGKEAEEKNASGGQDIVLAPTSKPFVGTNTIIQSMQVISKTSKNPERAIMFLNLLNTNKELLNLVSYGIEGKHYTKVTEDTIKPIENGGYNPNQTWVFGNGFLAYLQEGQSKETLDQTLNENKEAQSSPILGFTFDPEPVQTEIANLQAVNDEYGPPLNTGAVSADQKLAEYIEKRKKAGIDKVVTEVQKQLDAWKQATGK
- a CDS encoding carbohydrate ABC transporter permease, coding for MRTEKGSIFRVVTHSILGLVAVAMILPLVLVVAVSFSDENTVIRNGYQFIPSEFSLKGYQVVFQNPTMLLNAYGVTICITLIGTVISLMFTAMIAYVMSRKDYRYRRATTFYVVFTMLFNGGLVPFYILIVKYLHLKDTMWVLFIPYLLNPFYVLIMKGFLDRLPTEIIESAKMDGAGEYRTFFRIVLPLSTPALATVGLFISFVYWNDWWLGLLFVNQENLVSLQLMLYRTMNSIEFYAANAQYLSGNVDISQFPSITTRMALAVLGAGPMMFVFPFFQKYFVKGLTMGSLKE
- a CDS encoding ABC transporter permease codes for the protein MRAQVSAERGTTRWGHFQKNRQLFILSLPALLFKLVFNYLPLIGLIIAFKKFRYDLGIFGSAWNGFDNFRFFFVSDNAWRITRNTVLYNVGFIVITLICALALAVLLNEVSSRAVKVYQTALFLPYFLSWVVVGYIALSFLEQDRGLLHQLWTFFGLEPVNWYQESNRWPYILNAVNLWKTVGFSTLIYYAGIIGISPSYYEAAKIDGANRLQMIRKITLPLLTPLIIVLLIISIGGMFRADFGLFYFIPNNSSFLYSSTDVIDTYVFRALRSVGDVGMSAAVGLYQSVVGFVLVVASNWIIKKINSDNALW